From one Dermacentor silvarum isolate Dsil-2018 chromosome 3, BIME_Dsil_1.4, whole genome shotgun sequence genomic stretch:
- the LOC119446249 gene encoding transforming growth factor-beta-induced protein ig-h3, translated as MKALVAVVVFLVGVQHVSYCYPNLDYIGNRTHLLRFFNSVPGVSDTYGAEHTVESLTGKLPLEWQNVTARRSNLLEIARKLNLTKLVEAIIKVGLAGLLNHEGPFTLFGPTNEAFEKIPDYCRNVPLKDVIKYHIALGLHKKNEFKNNLLLTSFLQQRQLRINVYPQTNSLTAAGRNITDTDNIASNGVVHVLSDVICTLFKGSAAFELSRCEAYSILNDLIKRADLYNALDGDGPFTVFAPVDKAFAKLSPEVIDHLKSNVTALKEVLLYHVVPDVWYSAGLVNGQVKTMQGQNLTISIDDGGVHVNDATVILADAAVRNGVVHSIDTVLIPKLMRFNRAFRVTIVTRA; from the exons ATGAAGGCGTTAGTGGCCGTTGTCGTTTTTCTAGTCGGTGTACAGCACGTCTCTTATTGCTACCCCAACTTGGACTACATCGGCAATAGAACGCACTTGTTGCGTTTCTTCAACTCCGTGCCTGGAGTGTCAGATACCTATGGAGCCGAGCATACTGTCGAGTCGCTGACAGGGAAGCTGCCTCTCGAATGGCAGAACGTGACCGCCAGGCGTTCTAACCTGCTCGAGATAGCCCGGAAACTCAACCTGACCAAATTAGTTGAAGCAATTATCAAAGTAGGCCTTGCAGGGCTGCTGAATCACGAAG GTCCATTCACTTTGTTCGGCCCCACCAACGAAGCATTTGAAAAAATACCTGACTACTGCAGAAATGTTCCACTGAAAGATGTCATCAAGTACCACATTGCACTTGGTTTACACAAGAAAAACGAATTCAAGAACAACCTACTGCTCACCAGTTTCTTACAGCAACGCCAACTTCGAATTAACGTCTACCCGCAGACCAAT TCTCTAACGGCTGCTGGAAGAAACATCACCGACACCGACAACATCGCCTCCAATGGAGTTGTGCACGTGCTTTCAGATGTGATCTGCACACTGTTCAAAGGAAGTGCAGCTTTCGAACTAAGCCGCTGTGAGGCATACTCGATCCTCAATGACTTGATCAAGAGAGCTGACCTCTACAATGCCTTGGATG GAGATGGGCCATTCACAGTGTTTGCTCCAGTGGATAAGGCATTCGCAAAACTGAGTCCGGAGGTCATTGACCACCTCAAGAGCAACGTTACAGCCCTGAAAG AGGTTCTGCTTTACCACGTGGTCCCAGACGTGTGGTACAGTGCCGGGCTGGTGAATGGGCAGGTGAAGACTATGCAGGGACAGAACCTGACTATTTCCATCGATGATG GTGGTGTTCACGTCAACGATGCTACCGTCATCTTGGCCGACGCAGCGGTGCGCAATGGCGTAGTCCATTCAATTGACACCGTCCTCATACCAAAGCTTATGAGATTCAACCGAGCCTTTCGTGTAACAATTGTAACCAGGGCATAA